Within the Tursiops truncatus isolate mTurTru1 chromosome 19, mTurTru1.mat.Y, whole genome shotgun sequence genome, the region atctaaaacaaacaaacaaaaaaacaagttcatagatacagaaaagagattggtggttgccagaggccagggaggggggGACAGGGTGCAAAacgggtgaagggggtcaaaagttgcaaacttccagttgtaaaataaataagtcctggggatgtcatgtacagcatggtgactacagttaacaatactgtattgcataatTGAAAGTTGcgaagagagtagatcttaaaagttctcatcacaagaaaaatcaaTTCTGTATGtctggtgacagatgttaactggacttattgtCGCGGTCATTTGGCAATATATACAACCAAATcgttatgttgcacacctgagaTTAATgaagtgttatatgtcaattatacttcaatttaaaaaataaaacaaaaaatgtaaaagaatttttaaaaaagacatatatatgtaGTAAGGGTTTTTTAAATGCAGGAGAATAAAAGTCACAAAGTCCAGggtgagaggggagagggagaggtgaggAAGACCGGGAAGGAGATGGTTCTTCGGGCGGGAGCTCGCTAACATCCCTGCATTAACGTGCTTCCTGTTCTGTGGAAGCATCACTGCAGTTCTTCTGCCATGTCACGTGTTATACAATAAAAACACACGTTTAAAGAGTCCTAAGTCACACTTGCTCTGAGAAAACACCCCCACCCTCACAGAGAGGAATTAACCCCATCTCAGCCTCACTCCGTGCCCAGAGCCCTCACTTCCCAGAGACTGGGATGGGCAGTGGTTGGGGGCCGGGCTCTAGagccaagtcccagctctgccctcaacTGGCTGGGTCTCCTTGGCCAGGGTTCTTCAGctgcctgtgcctcagtttccccaactgtaaacGAGGGCTGACAATGGGGCCTGCTCCTTGCTGTGAGGATTCAGAGCCAGCCCTCAGCCGTCCTGAGCTGGTGTCAGCCAGGAGAGGGAAAAAGGCCAGACGGCCAACTGCTGGTGATGGGTCTGCAGGGGGTTGTTAAGCTACTCCCTCTATGTTGACTGTTAGAAACATTTCATCAAAAGAAAGAGGTTAATGTCCGAGGGCACGGGAAGGGGCGACAGAGTCTGTCCCCCAAACCGCCTTGCGCCCCCTCCCCACATACACTCTGAGCACGGTGCCTGTGGTGTCCCAATCCCCACAACACTCTCTTCTCTGACTAGGAGGGTTGGAGGGCTGGCAGTGCCATGCCAGGCACAGGTCAGGGGGGGCCACAGCCAAGCGCCTGAGCGAAGCACggaggtgaggagagagaagagccaGGCACAGGCTGAGCTCCACCGCACGGCCTGAGAGCCAGAGGGGCGCTGGCCGCCAGCGGCCGGGAGGGGCAAAGGCCCCCCTGCCCCGGCCTGGCCTTGGAGGCCCATGTGCTTCCTAGAACTAGCATAGAGAGTGAACCCGTCCTGCAGGAGACCTTAGGGATCCAGCAGAAGGGGCGTGGCAAAGACCCCTGGAAACCACGCCCCGTGTAAGCAGtagtcccctccctgccctgcagtcAGTGTCCCGCCTACAAGGCACCCCGTCTAGAGCCCCAGGACTAGAGCCAGGGAGCCTGCCGCAGCCGTGAGCGCACTCACATGGACGTGTTCTGGGAGCCCGTGCTGTTCCCCTGGCTGTCGGAGAGCGGGATCCTGTAGGGTCCGTAAACTGAGCTCTTGACGGCAAGAAGGAGCAGTACCAGGAAGGCCGGGACCCCTGAGGGGTGGGACAGAGGCTCAGTATCTGTCaggagaccccagagatgggctgGTCATGGGTTCCTGGGGCTGCTAAAACAGGATTCCACCGGGCAAgcagagggtgggggggaggggagggaaagagatcGCTCTGAGTCCCCAGCCGCTGTCACGTGGTCCAGCCTCAGAGCAATTAGCCTGGTGGTCTTGGAGAAGGCTGATATGAATGAGGGCTGTAGGGTGGAACAGTAGCGGCAGTAGTAGTGGTCACACTGGGAGGTGATGGCTGGAAGGTAATGGGAGAGAGGGTTTGGGAACCGGTGAGGAAAGAGATAATGAAGACAGGGGCTAGGATGGTGATAGAGACGCCGATGATGGTGGTACCAGAGATGGTGGTGAACACAAGGCTGAGGATGGTGGAGGTGACGGTGGTGTTGGAAGTGGTGGTGATATAGATGCTTTGGAGGTGGAAGTGGTGATAAGAATAGTCATGTAGGAAGCGGCGGTGGGTGCTGGCAGGGGTGGTGACCAGTGGTCATGgcagtggaggagaaagaggacagGAGGGGACAGACGCCCAGTCTGGCTGGAAGCCTCAGGAAGCAAGCGAGAGGGAGACCGTGCTTaccccagcccagggcacagAGCTTGAGCACGTATCGGCGGATGTAGATGTTGTAGACGCGCCCAAGTAGGAGGTAGAGGTTGAAGCCTTCAATGGCCATCCAGGTGAAGCAGCTGAGCAGCGCGTAGTGCAGGGTGGCAGCCAGTGCCACGCATGCTGACTCAGGCACGGGGGGCACGGCCGGCACTGGGCTCAGCAGGAAGGCGACATTGAGGAGCAGCACCGAGGCGTGCAGGTTCACGTGGATCCACGTAATGGAATCACTCGGCTTCCTGCGGGTGGGGGCGTGGCCCTCCGTGACCGGACGTCACCAGGCAGCGCCACCCCCTGGGCTCATAGACACGTAATGACCGGGACACAGGTCGAGAGGGGCAGGGACCCAACAACAGCCACACGCAAGGAGGCTGGTCTCCTGCTTCCCAGCCTCTGCACTCTGGAAAAGCCCACCTGACTCTGGGGGCCCAAGTAGGAAAGAAGGAGGGGTGCTGAGCAGCAGCGGGTGGGCTGGCCCAGCACAAGGGCAGGGGAATACCTGGCAAGGAGGTGCAGCAGGACAGTGAGCAGCGAGGCCACGATGGAGATGCTGCAGCCCACCAGGGAGATGTATGTGAGGGGCGCCAGCAGCTCTGCAGGGACCGGGGCCTGGGAGAGTTgctgtgggagggaaggggagccaGAAGCATGGAAATGCCCTCCACTGCCTAAATCAAAGACACCTGCCAAGACCTCAGCTTCAAGCCCCCCTTGAAGGGGGCCGTGGTCCTGACTTGAAAACAGCCACAGCAGACACAGCGGCTTTTCTGCCTCCCAACTcccatctccccttcctcccctccctcactcccgCACGTGGGTGGACCCTCCACTTCTCCTACTATGTGTAGTCAGGTGCACCAGGCCTGGCCTATCAGagccttccctcctcctgcccacagTGATTGGTTAAGAGATGGGCATGGGACACACTCTAGGCCTGTGGGACTCAATCCTATGGCTTTGGCTGGCAGAATTCGGTGAGAGAGCTCTCGTTCTACTGACCTGAACCTAGTAGGACATAAAACAGGAAATGCCAGCAGCCATATTATAAGCCCATGGGGAGATCCTGTCTGAGAACTAAGCTAACACAAAGCAAGAACGATTGAGAGACTGAGATAGAGTCCTATCTTGGTGACATTGAGCCCCTAGAGCAAGACATGCCTGAAGCCTAACCCAGCCTTTTCGGGAACATGAACCCATAAGgtgttctggttttttttttttttccttaagcccATTTGAGTTGGATTTTCTGCCCCCTGCACCAGCTTTTGCCTTTCTCCTCTGTCCTGGATAGGGGGCCCTCTGCAGCTCTGAGCACCCTCACCCAGGCTAGATGCACACATACCATGAGAACAGCAAAGTAGGTGAGGTGGTTGCAGCGGCAGAGCACCTGGGAGGGTGAGGGCTGCTCTGTGCGACAGCCCTCagtgctccaggccccccagtgGTGCTTGCTGGCTCCCTCTTTCCAGAAGACACAGGTCACCGTGTAGCCTTCCTAAGGGGAGATGCTGGAATTGGGTGCAtccagggggtggaggggagggccaTGGATCAGGGAGGGTCTGGTAATTATGGGGGCCGAAGGTGACTCAGCTGCACCCTTGTCAACATTTTACCAGGCACGGGCTGGGCTTTGGCATCAGACAGACCAgattccagccccacctccccaacGGACTCTGAGAGTGACCTGGGAAAGTCACAGaggttctctgagcctcagtttatgcATCTGCAAAATGCGATCATTTATACTCAAGTCACAAGGATGGTGGAATAATCAAAGGCAATGAGAAATCTTGAGTGCCCAGCTCTGGCCAATACAGTAGGTGCCTATAATCAATGTCcgctttcccctcctccccatggGGAACAATGACAGTCCAGACCCATcccagtgggggagagagagagtcatCTACAGACAGCCCTGACGCCAAGCCCTGTGGGTGGAAAGGTGAGGGAAATGAAACGGGCACTCCATGGAAGACCatggaggaaaaggcagaggagtCCTGAGAAGGGAAGGGACAGCTGGGGCACTGAGGCCTTAGAGGACACATCAGATTTCAACAGAAGTGGAGCAAGGATGTAACAGGGGCAAAAGCCcagaagaatgaaaggaaaggaCAGTGGAGAAATTGGGAGTGCAGAGCGGTCCTGATGAGGCTGACAGAAGATATGGCCAGACTCTGGGGCTTTTCGGGAATGCCATCAGGGCTTGTGCCCACCCAGcagcccttcttccttctttcggCATCAATATCTGTAGTTTCCTTGGGGACCCATCCCTCTCCCAATGACGGGTCAAATGAATCCAGCCCAGTCCCTGGGCCATGTGACCCAGGTCTGGCCAATCTACATGTTCCATCCCCCTGGGCACAGTGATGGGTCAGGGATGGATGACACATGACCCAGCTGGACCTTTAGAATCCGTTATGGGATCCTGGTTTGCACTGGCAAGAAAGAGCCTGctgagaagaggggaaggaggtcCAGCACTTCAGCTGCCACCTTGCCACAGAGTGGAAAGCCAAGGCGGGAAACCATTGTTGAGAGATGGAGACTGAGCCATCATGGCATCATATCTGTGCCTGAAGCTAGAACAGCCCTGGACATTTCACGTACATGAGCCAAGAAGCTGGCTTGAGTTGGTTTTCTATCATGTGCAATTCAAAGAATCCTGATGAATGCAGTGTGTCAAAgcttctctctcatttctttggCAGGAATTTTCAAAGTATGATAGATTTAAAGCAGCTTGTTTCTAAGATAGTTCCACAAGTCTGGGTTTGATCAAACCAGTGTTCGACAGGACAGCCACAAGGGGGTAGGGATGGGGTGGACGTGGGGGTGGCCCCAACAATACCAGGCTTTGGTTGTGCCAGAAGCTGATGTTCACCGGCTCACGGAGGTTGCTCACTTGTCCATGGCTCAGCTGGGCCCCCAGAACATAGTTATTGAGCACAGATGAATTGATGTCTTTCTGGAAGGGCAACAGAAGAAGCACTGACTGGAGGGGACATGAGGAGACCCTGGATGAGGTCCAAGAGCCCCCattctccagcccctcctccccggATGAGAACAAGCAGCATGGCTTTCACTTGTACAGCTGCGCCAGCCTCACAGCCTTTGCGTATGCTGCCCCCTCCACCTGGAACCCTGTCTtctcactaccaccaccatcacctcccatttgttaaatgaattccAGCCTCATACCCTCCATGTCACCCTACCCTAACTCACTTTCAAAGCCAAGGTTAAAAGGCACCTCCTCCAGAAGCCCTCCAGGACTGCTCATTGGGAGCCATCCTGACCCCACCCTGACTCATCCATCCCTTTGAATCTCTATGGTTATAATCAACCTCAAGCTAAAATTAAGTCTCTAAGGTCCTGGTCTAACTGTTGAGATAGAGAGCTCTCTGAGGACAAAGATCTTGTGACCTACTTGTCTATCTCCCATCTAGGGAGAGGCACACAAACAGTAGACTTCTTAGGTCTCGTTTGCACATTATAATCATGCCTCCCTTCCATTTTGctgaaacagaggcccagagaggggcactGATTGACTGAAGTTGCACAGTAGGCTGGTCCCTGCCCAGAGGCCAGGAGGTGGCATGCATGCCTGCAGTGACCCCCCAAGAAGGAGCCCACATCCACCCTGCTTGGCCTACTAGCAGGCCCTGACCTGAAAAAAGCGGGCGTTGGAGAAGTAGATGCAGATGAGAGTCAGCTCCCTGGGGCGCACCCTGCAGGCATCATGAGTCAGCTCAGCTGGGAACTGCATGGCGAGTGGGACCTGGGCCTGTGGAGAGCCAGAGATAGGCTGCACCTGGTGTCCGAAGCCTCCAGACCCACCACAACACCTTCactgctccccactccccaggaagccctcccagcCTTGCCCCGAGCCTCTCCTACCTTGGAGCCTCCGCCCACAGAACCCTCTCCTGCCAGGCTGCACCTCCACCCAAACTTCCCCCGATCTCAGGCCTTCCCTTCAGGCTGTTCTGGTCTTGAATTTGGGTTATTTATTCCACTCAGCTGGGTCCCTGAAGATGGAGGGGATGGATCCCCCAGCACCCAGGTATTCAGCAGGAATCATACCAGGGCCCTCAAAGGTGTCCCGTTCCCCTGGCCTCTCCCACGACTGCCTCACCCCAGGAACCTGCAAAAGCAGGAAGAGGACACTGCCCCTGAGGGGCCACAAGCACCCCCTTTCCATCATTCACATGAAGAAcgtcagccccattttacagaggcgGCAACTCACAGCTATTAAGGCAGAGCCCTGATTGGTGGGAAGGTGGGCGATGGACCCTGGGGAAAGTCCAGACCTTAAACCCCCGGAGGATTTCTGGGGTAGAGGCTCTGGCCAC harbors:
- the ADGRG5 gene encoding adhesion G-protein coupled receptor G5 isoform X2; this encodes MDRCGALFLCLCLLMSQSRTEEASQEILRWMKRMETAARSRSLTSFAELIHGLESRLLNASFGGHNLTLRTHTIQTLAFKLGCNFTGLSLGSAALQQVPQAQVPLAMQFPAELTHDACRVRPRELTLICIYFSNARFFQKDINSSVLNNYVLGAQLSHGQVSNLREPVNISFWHNQSLEGYTVTCVFWKEGASKHHWGAWSTEGCRTEQPSPSQVLCRCNHLTYFAVLMQLSQAPVPAELLAPLTYISLVGCSISIVASLLTVLLHLLARKPSDSITWIHVNLHASVLLLNVAFLLSPVPAVPPVPESACVALAATLHYALLSCFTWMAIEGFNLYLLLGRVYNIYIRRYVLKLCALGWGVPAFLVLLLLAVKSSVYGPYRIPLSDSQGNSTGSQNTSICWVRDAWVHGILVMGSGGLTSLFNLVVLAWALRVLHRLRAQEKALGPRACWDTVTVLGLTVLLGTTWILAFFSFGVFLLPQLFLFTTFNSLYGFFLFLWFCSQRRHSEAEMEAFCSSQMVQ
- the ADGRG5 gene encoding adhesion G-protein coupled receptor G5 isoform X3 translates to MQFPAELTHDACRVRPRELTLICIYFSNARFFQKDINSSVLNNYVLGAQLSHGQVSNLREPVNISFWHNQSLEGYTVTCVFWKEGASKHHWGAWSTEGCRTEQPSPSQVLCRCNHLTYFAVLMQLSQAPVPAELLAPLTYISLVGCSISIVASLLTVLLHLLARKPSDSITWIHVNLHASVLLLNVAFLLSPVPAVPPVPESACVALAATLHYALLSCFTWMAIEGFNLYLLLGRVYNIYIRRYVLKLCALGWDAGCGTPGCTVSWSWALVASHPFSTWWCWPGHYGSCTDCGRRRRRWVPGPAGIPSPCWASPCCWAPPGSWPSSPLVSSCCPSSSSSPPSIRSTVSSSSCGSAPRGATQRRRWRHSAPPRWCSSLDCLDLLAWSPRLLWLPAAGGPGFHSRRWQASCWTPEATVTSRGPFPPPCLPQAQRAACCSPSPGILLWGRSSPTWGQQTCPWCLGPAGQAYGQSTGLGVRRPRFNAFL